The Papaver somniferum cultivar HN1 chromosome 6, ASM357369v1, whole genome shotgun sequence genome segment cgtgttttgaagcttcgtgttttgaagcttagcttcgtccttagcttcgtgttttgaagcttcgttaattatgatgacgcgttttgaagcttcgtgttttgaagattcgtccttagcttcgtgttttgaagctttgtGTTTTGAAGCTTAGCTTCGTCCTTTAGGGTGTTGTTGGTGTTGCTTTACACGCAGACAGATGCTCCCTTCGCCTAGGTGAGTATCTATGGCCGCCGGAAGAGATATTGTCCGGTTATTCAGAACTTTTTGTAATCTGCGCGTCCTTCTGAACTTTGTGAAGATTGTGTCATTATTGAGCAGCTGGATCTACAACAAATTTGCATTATCGGAATGGAGGATTGGAGCCATCTATCTTGCTTGGAAGCCATCTTCATGAACTGACTTCCTCCGTAGCTTTACTGTATATACACAACATTGCTTCTTTTCATCCTTTGTGAAGACTGTGTCCGCATTTGATTATTCTTACATCTCAGCAACAACACTAGGCAGCGGCTTCAGGTCGTTTTTATCTTGAATTGCAACATTTAGCTTGGTGTCTTGTTGCTCTGGAAGGTACTCAATCCAGCCGTATCATCTACTTGCCtaaaaatggagaaaaaataagttgattttgagttggaattGTGACTTCTCTCGAGTGGTTCTTCACTATCATAGCTTGGTGATCTTCAGCTTTGCGTCGATGAACTTTGGATATTGTAACAAGACTCTAGCTCTTCGTTTTCACAGATCATTGTCGTCGGACCATGAATCTTCGTTTGGTGTTGCACCAGTTTTGATCGTTAGTAACAAAATTTCACACCACCATCGTTGGATTTGTTCTTCGGATTTTGTATCATCGTTCCCAGAATTTGCATAGCGGCTGTACTGCAACATTGGGTCGGACGGAAGCTAGCTGGGAAATCGGAGCTGAGCTAAGCTGCATGCGCTTTGTAATCGCCATATGAAGACTTCGAATGACTCCACAAACTGAACTTTAGATTTTAGGATATCTTGTGCATTCCAATATAGGGTTTGAACAGCATGGCATGACAGTAACTTTCGAAGATTACTTGAACTGCAACTTCTTTTAGTCGTACTCCGGTTCTTTTAGCTTGGCGATCTATCTTGCTTGGAAGCTACATCATCGGATTAGGGGATCGTAGCTATTGTCCAAGGAAGGGACCGAAGCTGCGTCATCGGGGTTATCAACGTCATCAGATTTGTTCTATAGATACTTCTGTCTTTGAACTTGCTTGCACCATCGGGTGGCCTTTGGTTGGTAACTAATCCTTTGTGTCAGGACCCTGCACTTGGATCGCCAGCGGGATGTTGGTTGATGTGAGCAGCTTGAATGTCAGGTGACTTGTACGTCTTCATTGTACTACCTTTTGGATGTAATGATACTCCTCCTCAGAGATTATGTACCTACATAAAATCAGAATTGAAACAAAGGGTCTTTTTGCTTGGCTTGATCGTCCCGGGACTTTGCTTCATCGGCACCAGCCCTTGCCTCTTTGTCTTCGGTATTTGTATCATCGTTATCAGCATCGTCGGTTTGCTCACACCTTTGTCATTAGTGACGTCATCCAGCTTTGGTCCATCATCTTCGTATTTTGGCTCTTCATTTTCGGCCTTGGATCATCGTGGCGAGGCTTTGTCTCTTCGTCATTGGAATTGAGACATCACGGCAAGACTCGTATCTTCGGCATCAGTCTTTGTTTCATTGTTATAGTTTGCGCCAACATCGTCGTCGGACTTGAGCTGTGCTAGGCTTGGGTTACGTAGAGGGACTTATATGTGCACGGACCAAGCTTTGAATGCCTTCGTCATCCACAACCGACTTTGGACCATCACTGCAAGACCTTGTACCACCTTCGTCGTTTGAATTTGTATCGAGTGGATGATCGGGATTGCATATTCAAACCAAGCCTGCGTTGTCAGACTAGGACTACATCTTCGGACCAAAACTGGGCTTCGTTTTCGCACGACTCTGCACCATCGTCATCGTTGGCCTCCAACTTTGGTTCATCTGCGCATAACCTTGTCTCATCGGCTGACTTTGATTTGTCTGCATGAGGATTTATATCATCGGTCTTCTTGCATTTTTTGTCATCCTGGTTGGCCTTGGCTTCTTCATCTAGCTTTGCAGTCTCGTCTTGTTTGTAGAAGCATCATCGGCGGTTAGCATGTACGAAGCATCTATATCATCGGCGCCGCAGGCTTCGGATAATTGCAAGTTGCTCGTACGTCGAGTCATACTTGGTTCATATTACAACATTTCTGCACGTTGGCTTTTACAGCTCCAAATTTGCAGCAGCAGTGACGATGTCTTGGCTTCATGGTGGCTTAGCTATATCTTTCCACAATGACGGGTATTTGTTGTGAGTCACAAACCTGCATAGAGAATGAACACGGAAACTTGGACTGACTGAATCCATTAAAGTAAATGTATCACGATATCAGCTTGTATACTTCGTTCTATTTGCATGTCAACTGCATATTTTGGTGACTTTGTATTTCAGGTAGCCTGTGTATTCAACTTATACGAGTTGTTGGACTTCGGGTTCACTTGGATCATCCATATTAAACTTCGTATCATCGTTGGCGGATTAGTGGGATTAGCATCACTCCTCATTTGGTCGGCATCTTTAACTGAGCTAGTCTGCACCTGATTGTCCTCATATTGCGGCAGCAACACCGGTGAGTCAGCAACGGCTTTAGTTTTCTCCAGTTGAAGCTGAGTCTTCGCTGGTACTGATTAGCTTGCATAGCTTTTCTAACGAGAGACTTTGACTTATCATCGTTGCTCCTGCTGCTAGTGATAATTTGAGTTGATCTGTATCGGAGTGTAAGGAATATCCTCGCAGGGCCGCCTATCATCGTAGGAACTGCATCATTGGATTTGTACTGTGGGTGAGCTTTGTACTTGAACTGCTGGTCCCTACCTCCTAATGAGTTGGTCTTCACGTCGGGAAGGTACATCATCATATTATGGGAATGTAGCTATCATCGTCATAGTCTCGGCTGGTACTGATTAGTCTGCTCCTacaaaccttttctaatgagagatctGTTTATCGTACAATCACAAAACTTAAATAATCATTAGGTAGTTAGCTTGGCTATATAAAGATGGCTCAATCCCAAATTTGATTAGTTAATAATCGAAAGCTAAAGGTTCGAAATCAACGGAGAAATTTCACTCATCCAATCATGAAAACCATAGGGATTTCGAAAAATAAATGGAGTTGGGATAAAAAACAACAGAACTATGGCTCATACTTTTGGAGAAAACATTATAAAGCGCTACAGTTCATTGAATCACTTTTTCAAATAAGACAAAGACAACGTAAGAAGTTCAGTTCAAAACTTAGTTTTCTattttaaccaaaatcaaaatttgtGCTGCAAAACATTCTTCACATATGTAATCAATTGACATATTTAATTTCATGTAAATGTAAATTTGGCTGAATAGAAACTCTTGACCGAAGTTCAAGAAACAAAGAAGACATTCGTTTGAAGAATTTCACTAACACCCGTCAGAGAGATTTTAGTGAGAACCCAATTGAGAAAATttcatagaaaaataaaaaataaacagaTCGGGAACAAAACCCACTTTACAGTACAAAGCAgtatcaatcaaaaatcaaaaatttcaggAAATTGATAAAAATGTTAAAAGATAATAGATCTGTACaggtagaataaattctttacctatagcctgtttctagcgccaaattgttacTACCATTATTCTAGTAGCAACAACCAAACGAACAAGATCATTGGATCTAGTTCTAAACCataaaacagcaagtagaagatgaatttaaataaataaataacaatagTTTCACACAACcataatttacgtggttcgacatcggagtgtctacatccacgggaggGTAAAAGAGTTTTATTATGATCTTTATCTGTTACAAGGGTGATGAACCccattaatgatgatgatgttcagtgaaagtttcaataacgaaggtataacgaagatgtaacgaaggtataacgaaggttccaaaggtaaaacgaaggttccgaaggtaaaacgaaggttccgaaggtataacgaaggttcaaaaggtaaaacgaaggtaaaacgaaggtagAAGATAGAACGAAGGTATTAATACTACCCAGCTATTATTCCTCTCTTCAGAGGTATTGAGTTTCTTACTCCTCTCTCTTTCTTCCACCTTCCAATCCCCCTTCTCTCTTCCTTATCTTCccctatttataaggaaaagggATGTTAGTTATTTACAAAAATGACATCCGCTTAGATTCTAAGCTAACTTAGAACTGATTCGGTGTGCGCCGTTGTATGCTTATATCCAGCTGCGACTTCTAATCAGCGTCCACGTGTACGATGCATGATTTGGTATATACATACATCACTctttgttttcatggaattcgatTCCTTGTATGATAAGGTAGCTCTTTTCTGGGGCATTGGTCACTACAACAGCGAGCTTCCGCAAGCCAAACTGAATCAAGAAGGATATGTGACAACCGAGATACTTTTGGGCAAGGATGTTAAGTCATTTACACTGAGAAATGGATGGGCTTTTCCTTGAAAAGTTTCTTTTAACGGCAAAAACTGTGTAATGCCTCTTCCCGATGATTTTCCAATACTGCCTAGCAGTAGCTTCATCTGGAAACCAAACACTTACCACCTTTTATTACTTTTCGCTGTCCTCTTTGGAAGTTCATAAATTTTTGTGTGTTGTTTGCATATCAAGTAAAATCTTTTTCTTTGACATCTTATTACCGGTAATAagcaaaaaactaaaataaaaaatatactcCTACTCATTTTATTACACCTCATGATTCTCCGACCAATGACATCTCTTaaggttaccaaaaaaaaatactattTTTGTCAGAAAAATAATCAAGCATAATATAAAGAATCAAGTATTTTATATTATTGCATTTTTAATCTACATTAAAATCTCGTTAAATTCAACTTCTTATAAATTATTTCAtgacaaaatcagaaaaaaaaaaaaaaaaaaaaaaaaaaacccaaaaggaGAACAACCTTTTGAAAATGGCTCTCAAAATCAATCTATTGTTTTGttcaattttcatcttcttgttcatcatcCAGAGAGGTTCAGGACAATGCGTACTGGATGATATAaaaattttacaagaaaagtCTGGCTTGAAATACCAAGGCGTAGACGAATACTTTGTCAAGATCGACCATGTTTGCAAGTGCAGTGTAACGAACTTGGTTGTGGATTGTCGTAACTTTCAGAGCACTGAAACAATAGACTCTGCAACATTGGACTTGTTACCTGATGCTGAGTGTTTGGTCGGTGGTGGTCGAGATCTAGCAGCTCCATTTCTCTTCAATTACGCGTGGTATAAACCTTACGAATTCATCCCTAAGAGATTCACCTACCACTGTAACTAAACGAAAATGTCTTTGACATAGTTTATGTAGGAAAACTACCTAAGTctgttttttgatttctttcttttgCTAATAAATGAAAGGGCATACATAATTATAAATCGTACCAAGATTGAAATCAGAAAGTTATATATCTGATGTgatgatatttttattatgatATCCTAGAATGCAATAAACagtattttgatttattttaagGATTTGTTCTCTGTTACTGGCCTTATGACATTAAACATTTGAGCGCGGAACGTCTCAAATGCAGTTTTGTCCTTGAGAGAAATTGCCATTTACATTCCCAAACTTACATGTCAAAGCTGTTATATGACAATGGCGACTGGTTGCGAGACCTCCTATAACTTCAAATCCACGCCTAAAGACATTGCTATCAATGCCCTGATCACATTTGCTCGATTCACGAGAAGATCCGACTCAAACTGAAAAACCAACTGTCTGAATCTGACTCAAAttagaaaacaaacggtctgagtCAGCAGAAAACAAACGCCTTCTTGTTGTCACAAACTAGTCCGATTGGAATGTTTGGGGTCCAATTTCCTGGTTTCAAAATGTCTTCTTCAACTTATAGTTTCTACTTCCAACAGTATATTGCTTCCATCCTTGGGCTTTGAAGGTAAAAGTTTCTTTTAACTGCGAACTGTGTAATGCCTCTTCCTGATGATTTTCCAATACTACTAGTGGTAGCTCCATATGGAAACCAAATATTTTACCACCCTTTGTTACTTTTCACGGTCCTTTTTGCAAGTTCATAAATTTTGTTCTTTGTGTTGTTTTGCAAATGTCTACTTATATCAGGTAAAATCTTTTTCTGTGACATCATGTTATCagtaataagaaaaaaataatattcattTTATTACACCACATGATTTCCGGACATATGATATCTCTAAAATTACaagaatgaaaatattttatattattgCATTTAATGTACATGAAAATAACGTAAATTCTGTCTTCTTATAAATTCGAACTAAAGtcaggaaaaaaaagaaacacaaagaAGTGAACAACCAGAAAAAAAATGGCAGTCAAAATCAATTTATTGTTTTGttcaattttcatcttcttgttcatcGTCCAAAGAGGTTCAGGAGAATGTTCATTCGATGACATAAAAATCGAACAGCAAAAGACTGGCTTAACACATCAAGGCGTGGACGAATACGTTGTCAAGTTTTACCACACTTGCAAGTGCCGCATACTGGACTTGGTCGTGGGTTGTACCAACTTTCAGAGCACTGAAACAATACACCCTGCAACGTTGGATTTTTTACCTGGTGGCCCTGATGTTGAATGCAGGGTCGGTGGTGGTCGAGATATTACAAGTCCGTTTTTCTTCAATTACGCGTGGTATAAACCTTATGAATTCATCCCTAAGAACTTCAACTACGACTGTTAACTCCACAAGAATGTCTTTAACATACCTAAGTCCGCTTTTCTGGTTTCTTTCTTTTGCTAATAAATGAAAAAATGTCGTACGTCATTATAAATCGTATCAAGAATGAAATTCTATAATATTTTGCTGATAAATGAAAGATTGTGTTCAAGGTTCAAGTTTGGTATTATCTTTATAACAAAGTGTAAAAGTGTAGTAATAAACATTAGACAAAACACCTATTTTGCAAGAGAATATATTATCTTTCTTACACACAAGGCAAAGaagatacgaaaaccaaaacCTCCTTAACAGACCAATGAACACAGTACCTAAAAGACTTCTTTCCCTTGCCAACCTCCAGAAATCTAACATCCAGCATAAAGTTGGAAAACCGAAACAAAAATCATTCGAATGTTATCTTTAGCAGCAACTCCGGGACATTCGCTGTCCAATGCCAAGGCTAATTCTCGGACCAGAAAGACGCACCCGTCTTTGGGTCTGGTGCGCTGCAACAATCTGCATGATCATAGCTATCGCGGTGATAATCACGGGGGTCGTCGTATTCGCAGGCTACATGATTATGAAACCGAGAATCCCTTCTATGAGTGTCAACTACGCTTTTCTAGACAGGCTAAGCTACGATCAGTCAGGACAAGTGACCATCCAGATATCTCTAAACATCAAGGCAGAGAATGAAAACATGAAGGCAGATGCAAGCTTCTCCAATGTAAGTTTCCTCCTCAATTTCCATGGATTCAAGATTGCCGAATTAAGGGCTGACCCGTTCATCCTGCCTAAGAACTCCTCGGTCAATCTTGCTTACGCTGTTCCATCCATGTCAATTCCATTAGAACAGGATGCGTGGGAAGACATGGTCGCATCAGTGAAACAGGATAAAGTATCATTTAGTCTGAAAGGCGATGCAAGAACTAGATGGAGGGTAGGTATTATAGGGCCTGTCAAGTTCTGGACTCACTTATCCTGTCAACTTAATTTCTTCGCTAGCAATGGCAGCAGTATAAAAACTGATTGCAGTTCCAAGTCTAGATAATCTAAAAATTCATCCAGTTATTTCTTTTTGCTGTCCTTCTAGGGAtagttcataaacttttttagTATTTGTCATTTGAAACTGTATGTATATTACCAAAGCATATCAAGTACAGTATAAtttaaatcctttttttttccttgttgatCTTGCAAATTTTAACAACGGTCCGAATCATACATTCGCACCCATTATGATGCGTCCGATCACCGGACCAAATTTGGCTTCGTCGACTACTATCATTTTCCACCTTTTTGGTGTTGTACCAAGAAAAGTATCTGCATATAAGAGCCCTATGTCAGAATGGGGCATGCTGTAATTTCTTGTTTTAATCCATAAAGAATCTGGTGTCCAAGAGTTTTCAATTCAGATTATACGAGTCCGACTTTACCAAGGTGCTACAGTGACATTCGTAAAATTGAGCACGCTTAATCAATCATTTCTTGTCCATTTTGTGGAGCTCTTAATTTTTCCCCACTGGTGACGGACCCCAGCTGACATGAATATTTTTAGTTTCGGAATGGTAGGATTCATTTCCATCTGCCGGATCTCCGGTGACTATATATATCCCCCTTTCATATCAATCCTCCTAAATTATAGGCCTTGGTAAATACCCGCTAGGCACAGCATCGAAGTCTATATAAGcacttagagcgtccacaatggtacgatcataaccaaagatcaaagaccaaaacaaacgatcaaatttgagagtAGTCTGGAGTGTGACGTTAAGGCAatggagtatatttagtcgagcggatgtataatctacgcttgcatgtggagcgttcGTATAATCTTCGTCCCGAAGAGGCGTAGATATAGTTtacgctggttgtggggcgttggtaaagaatacgcTCGTTGTGGGGTGTACATATAGTTAACGCTCGGAGAAGGGACGTaggtataatctacgcctggtgtggcggACGGGTAAATCAACGCCTCatgcaggcgtacgtataatcaacgcctcatccaggcggacgtataatcaacgcctcttgtcaggcggacgtatagtgtTCGACTTGTATTGACACACGTATCGagcacgtgtggcattaaatCCCAGACAAAGAGAAACCACCACGTATAGTCCACGTGTTCACTTGgcctttaccctaatcttctccgtcttcttcttttcttttcttttcttcttttcttttctacctcctctttgtttctaccgcccacaaacacaacTTCTAAACCAACACATCACAGTAACTAgcaggaaaagagaaaaaaaaaacgagatacttgatgaatcccggttacaaaagaggtatgtttcttttttcttaatctcttttgttttatccatattgttgtataatttatttagggttttatttgttaaaattagtttatataaaattgggttttaacgaataaatatgaatatgaaattgattaaatataattgggtatgtgtgttttatgattttagagattaatatgtatgtgaaaaaaaccatatttgCTGCTTATGTAAATTTAGTTAAAAGAAATTTTAAAACAGTTATAGAAGATAGATTTAAAAATTTTGGCTACTGTAAAAATTGGtagttatgtagattatgtgtgttatatatgtagaagagatgatttgtacatatgtgaatatggttaaaaataattgaatttgtattgttttttattgaattttgaggtgattaattttagttgttttttggtttatttttgatgttcatgtgaattaggctaaaagattttatgaaattttgtcaaATATGTACAACACTTAATTTGTGGGTTATATAGATTAATATGTGTTTTTACAATTCACGTGGTTATGCCaaaaattgtagttatgtaaattttatgtgttacatatgtagaagagctaatttatatgtatggaattgattttttagtgatttttatggaatcttgaagtgattaaattgggttgtggaatcttgtaatgattttcgaaatgcatcggtgacgatttaatttgtgttcgtagaattatagaatttggaattgatatagtttgtgttaaggatttatagtatttggaatataaatggtgatggactaataaaaatatgaaataatgagggttggtcttttaataatgtaattgcatctatcttgtgtgtgcatagatgttgaacaaattcacagcgcggttcaatggtcgcatgaagacgaacaagaaacaaaaatttgtagccgaagaggattataacttaatcaCTACTGGTaaaattaaggaggttgatattccccggttagggaggtttcctatactgcaagatgataaaccgcacgctacttggacatcacatttacaggggagcacaaattgaagtatcaacatcgtggatctctggcatcggtaattcatcactatcaaactatttcacaacactgtcctagagctaaatatat includes the following:
- the LOC113286046 gene encoding uncharacterized protein LOC113286046, translating into MPRLILGPERRTRLWVWCAATICMIIAIAVIITGVVVFAGYMIMKPRIPSMSVNYAFLDRLSYDQSGQVTIQISLNIKAENENMKADASFSNDAWEDMVASVKQDKVSFSLKGDARTRWRVGIIGPVKFWTHLSCQLNFFASNGSSIKTDCSSKSR